The genome window CCtgccccccttctcccccactTAATCCTTCCACATGTCTGTTTCAGGCTctgaacttttcattttagttCCCTTAAACAGTATGTCAGGTTGTTTCTCACTGGGGCTGCCAGGTTTTACTATTGCTACTTTATAACATACATTAGTAGCTGACACTGCAACCTGCCCCCACACAGCCATCCATTTTCCTTTTCGTAACAATAAGTGCTACTAACACACAGTCATCCCTTACTAAACACCAGATACTGTATTAAGTACCTGACTACTTACTTGTAGTGCTCGTTAGGTCACAGGCACTTCTCCGTGGGCTTTCCATGTATTTCCACATACCAACTCCATTCTTACAGTTACCTCATGAGGTAGAAACTATTACTGTTTTCagtttggtgggggagggaggggcagaggcatTGAGTCACCATAAGGTCAAAGTTACTTGCCTCGGACCATAGAATTTAgcaccaggattcaaaccccGATCGATCTGAGCTCAGATCCTTTGTCCATAATCATTACTGTGTGACTCTCTGTTCAGACTGAAGTGAGCACTGGGATGGGACTCACAATGTTGGGCAGGCAATGAGGAGTGTGGGGTCTGGGACCAAGATGCCCTGAACTCCAGTCTTCTGTCCAGGAGACCTATCATTGCACGCCGTTGCCCTGTACTGTCTCTCCTTTCTCAGACTGTGTGGGAACTGTGTCTCTGGTGTTCAAGTTGGAGGTGAAGTAGCAGAGACAGACAAGCTAcacagggaaagaaggaaggtttCCAGAGGGCGCATATCGCCAGGATGAATTCAGTCTTCAGAGGCTTTTTTCGTTTGTGTTTCATTCTCTTCCCAATGCTCACCCTCATCTTTCTGACCCATGCATCCATCCCTTGGCCTTTTCACTCTGTACGTCAGGTACTCACGTCCCTTCTTTTCCACCTATGCTTGATTCCAATGACAATCATTTCTACCCCTCTTCCGACAACAGCAGCCACTCTCTGGTCCCATTGTCCTTCTGTGCCAAAGAGCCAGTAAAGCATAGCCATGTCGCTTAGGTATATGTTTAGGCAGGAAATATTTTGTATGATAAATTCAAAATGGGAAATGTCTGGGTCAGAGTATAAGAATGACCTTTGAATGCTTTAAGCATACTGTTGGCAATTAGGCTCTCAAACACTGTTAGCAGAACTGTATTTTGCTGTAACTATCATCACATGTCCTTAGAAAGCCATGTCTTACCTTGAAAAATAGTGGTGTGATTCTTCTGGGAAGCTGAAGAGCAGGGACTCATGTCCTGGACCTACCCTGAAGCCCAAGCTGTGCTCCACTGGGGATGCTCTATAACCCTGGTCAACCCATgggtattgtgggttttttttttttttttttggtacagagAACTCTTATCACAATATTTTCGTAACTTAAAGAAATCAGTCAAACACTGATATAAAAAATCATTGAAAAGCATATTAAGACTAAGACTAAAGGGCAAAAATTGGTCATATGTAATACAATGGGATGTAGAAAATGTAGTGTAGGATCCAGTTTGGGGGGCAGTGCATTTGCCAACATGATTTGGAATACGTGTATCTGTAACCTAGTTATAAAAGCTTATAATGCAAAGTATTAACACATGCCCATGTACCTGCacacctttctcttcctctgaggCAGTGGCCATGCTTACCATCTGTCACAAAGCTGAGCACCCACAGACATGCCCTGTGGGTCTAGAACTTCCTTCCCCCACATACCAGGCGCCCTGGAAGAAGCTATGTCTGCTGGGTCCGAGGAAAGTTTCTCCTTGTTTCTGTTCCCACTGCTTGCAAAAGCCTCCCTTCCTGTAATCAGAAAAGCTGTAGTTTTAGCATTAGTCAGCAGGGGAGGGTTTAGCTCTATTTCTAACTGTACAAGAATGAAACATATTACTTTTGCAAAAGCAAGAATCAACACACGCTAATTTTCCAAACAGGTTATGAAACAGTTCTGCAgcccttttttctgtttgtttttttgaatttcCCCTGAGATAAATAGATGTGGATAGAAATGGTTGAGATGTGTGGATTCTCAAATGTGGCTTTGTTGATGATCCCAAATCGCCATTACACACTTTCATTTAACACATATTAATTAGTTGTTATTCTGTGCCAGAAATCGCCAGGCCAAAGGGATTTCTAATCTGCAAACCCTGTGATCCAAACAGACTTCTCCTCTACTTCAAGACAGATTATCTCCACTTGGCCCAAGGCACCTGGACCCGCCCAAGCAGGAGTGACTAGCATCTGGTCACAAAAGAGCATCCCAGGGCTGCTCACAGAAATCCATCCCTGAGACCAGAAATCTCACCGTTCAAAGAGAACCAGCGCAGTAGCTGGAGGAACACTTAGGATGTGGAGGGAGGCTGATAGGTGGGGACACAATCTCCCTTCTGCCACTTGCTTGGCTGAGAGTCCTGGGAAATGTATTGTATCTAACCCCTGTGAGCCTAAGATTCATAATCTGAGAAGGGACTGTGGATACAGTCGTCATGGGCTATTTGTGGAGAGGTCAAAGAAATCTAGCGAGTCTACCCAACACTGAGCAAATGTTGGTTGCTGCTGGGCAAGTGTTGGCTTACGTCTCACCCTGTTCTCTCCCTACCATAGCAGGGATGCTGGTGCCATGGACTCAGTGGCATAGCAGTGATGTAGGCAGAATTCCAAACGACACAGGAAGTCTCCATATGAACACACATGATGTCATAAAGGATTCCAACGACTATTTCTCCATGGGAGGATCTGCTAATAAGTGGTGGAGCCTGAGGGGCAACCCAGGCAGCCTCAGTGGGAGGCACTggttgctgtataatattcctgTGATCACCTTTGATTCTGGCAGCACGACTGTGAGTCGGGAATCAGACTGAGATGCAGATGTTCAGTAAGtgaatgtgtgcgtgtgtgtgtcagccgtgtgtgtgtgtgtgtgtgatggctCCTCGATGGCATTTTATCACATACCCACTCTCCTAGAAGCGTCCCAAAACAAGATGATGCCTGAGATTGCTTGTGTCTGAGTCAGCCTGATGAGGGAGGGCTCTGGCCCTGTTTAGGCACCCGGCTTAGTCGGTCAGGCTGGGGACTGCCATAGCTGTCAGCTGGCTCCCTTTTACACTTTCCCCTTGGCAACGTTATTTCTGGAGTAATGCTGGTTTCGAAAATGACTCTGAGGCTTCCTATACACCGTATGTAGACCACatgcccttcctcctctctttaatgcgtgattttctttttcctttcattgctgGAGTTTAATGAAAATGAGTTGGTTGCCTGGCATTTTCCAAAGGGCACCAATAAGGCTCCTCTCTGTTGTTGTTACTGCTGCTGAGTAGCATCATGAACTCCCGGCTTTTTTAGCATGTTGGTGGGCTTCAAACCATTGTTATATGGTgttgagcagaggagtgaaatGATGTGACTTGCGCTCTGCTGCTGGGTTGAAAACAGACAGGTAAGGGAGCCAGGATGAAAGCAGAGGAGGGGCCAGCTGGACAGCAGTCCAGTGCAGGAGATAGATGGTGCCCTGGCCAGGGTGGTGGTaagggaggtggtgagaagtggctgGATTTTGGACATACTTTGAGAGAGGGGCCGAAAGAATTTCCTGACCAGCTGGATGTGGCGtgtgggagaaagagaacacGCCAGGCCCCCTCCGCGTTTTGGGGACTGAGCAAGTGGCATGTGAGGGTCAAATGCTCTATCCgtgtttacattctcttccagTGCCACACAGGGAAAGTCCCGAGGGTGGGAGTAGCAGGAATGTCCTGACAAGCGGGTCACAGAGGGAAAGCAGTGCCTCCCCAGAGGAGCTCAGTGGAGGCTTGGTCGTATGATCAGCGGTGGACGGATCTTTACTCATAAGCGCGCCCTGAGACAGAGTGGAatggttaatatacaaaatgcaCAACACACAAACCTAGAGGACCTTAAGTAGCACAACCCAAAGGAAGCTGGTTTCTAACAGTGTAATTACCATAGTCCTCCCTCCCCAAGGTCCACTAGGATGTTTATCTGCTGGTTCACGGTTTCAGTGGaatgtggtaaaaataaaatacccttaGTGAACCCACCTATGGAGAGAGAACTGATACTGTCTTACTTCTGCAGATGCCAAAAACTTAGACATCTTTTCACATGGCAGGTTAGACATGTTGGAGGGGCgagtgtgtgggtggaggggtgaACCCAGGGTGAGATATGACCAAGACACTTTCTAAGCGTACCTGTGGCTTCAGTGTCCAGTAAAGTAGATGTCagagtaaagaaaatgaataagagCCAAAGAGAGGCCTTACAGAATGATGGAAGGATCAGGACACCAGGGAGACAGAGTGATCCTAAATGTGTACGCACCAAACAACGGAGCCTCAAAGTACACGAAGCAAAACCTGATGgagcagaaaggagaaagagctaGGTCTCTAGTTGTAGTGGGGGCCTTCCACATCCCCCTGGCTCTTAGCAAGTGACAGAATTACTAgagagaaaatcagcaaggatataggAGACCCGAATAACACAGCAAAGTAGCGAGAGCTACATGACATAAATAGAACAGTCCCCCGAACAGCAGCAGAGTACAGTTTTTCCCCTGGTAGTCTATTTAACCTTCAGCAAGTTAGACCATCTCCTTGACCATCAAACAAACCTCCATAAATctgaaaagaattgaaatctCTCAGAGTATATTCCTTGGCCACGATGGAAACAAAATAGGAACCAGTAATaggaagcaaaaagaagaatCCCTGAACACTTGGAAATGGTAGTGGACACATCATTCCAGGCTATCATTCACAGCCTTGTTATAGAAGAGCTGAGGTTAGCAGGAGTTGCTTCCTGAGCTGAGCAGCATTTCAGGCTGGCCCAAAAGAGAGCTCACTCTGGATATGGCAAGCAGAGTGTTGTTGAGGgcgaggctggagggagggaggcagctcAGGAGGCTGTTACATCCGTGCCACCTGACACTAAAGCTCCTACTGCACTGGCAAAGGAAGCACAGCTTGCTGGTTGTTAGTGGAATCGGTTTGGTGGCTGGGTGGATTTGGGAAGCACGAGAGAGGTATCGGTGTGGTTGTTAGCAAGTCCCGAGAGAAGGCAAGATCCAGGTGCCTTCCTGGCATATGACTGGTGTCCCGTCTGACCCATGGACGCATGCACCTCGGTTCTTTATAAATCCTGCTCCGTTGTTTTAAAAGCTTCAACACAGttgtcctctcctccctcctgcttctcctccctcctgcttctcctccctcctgcttctcctccctccttctcctcctggtcctcctcttcCTTGTGCTGCTCCTCCTCGATTCCTCCCCTGATAGTGCCATCTGTCAGATAAGGCTCTCCTTATCTGGACAGGCAGAAGAGTTTCCTTTCTGAGCTTGGTGGGACTGGGCCCTTAGGCCAGGttggcactttgcctgccctacCATCCTCTCAGCCTAAGCCATGGTACATGGTAAGTGGACCACTGATGTGTCTTCACACTTgtatttttgttctgcttttcagAATGCAATGATGGTGGTAGTTCACCTCCAGAAAGAGATGCCGGTTGGAGTTCTTTCCGTGATAATTTTGGCAAGAGGAACCCCCTTTATGAACATAGTGGATATGCGCCTCAGCCCTCACACCTCCAGGAGGATGACGGAAACATGGTGATGAGGGATGTCCAGGAGAATGCCAAAGTGAGACGGTAAGTGAGCAGGCAGCATGGTTTGCACGCAGCAGCCCCTGGGAGTATGCAACTCTCTCACTCTCCAtgcacttctttttcttccctcactgCCCAGCTGAAGCATGCTGGAAGTGGAATAATGGTTCAGCAGTCCTAATTGTGGTGCTGGTGTCAAGGAGCTGAGGGTGTACAGAAGACTTTCTTAGCACCTATGGCCACtcaccctccttctctcctcattCGCCCTGCAGCTCTGCCTATAACATCCGAGGCAACAGGAGGAGAGTGACATGGCACAGTGGAGGCCATGGCCATATTACTgtatgcagaaatagagaccctctggagagagaaatgggggaGAACACACAAGATGGACCCCCAGGGAGCTGGTTCAAGGTCACCGTGAGTACCCCTAAAAATGGATGCAATGTGCAGGAGAGAAACGTCAGGGGGAGTTGTGTTGGTGTCATGTAGAGAGGCTCGTTTCTTTTGCTGGGGACAGTTTGTAATCTGTCCTTTTTATTACTAGGAGTTAACAATCTTGTTCATCTAAGGGCAAATTCAGAGAAGCAATATAAAGGGAACAGGCTGACGGTAAGGAGAACGGAGGAGACTGTCTCAAGGCAAAGATGGACACTACTGCCAAGCATACGGAGCAACTCCACACTGGAGGAGGTCTCAGTTTGGCAAGCTGAGTGTGAGAGATGAGAGGGTCGAGTCTCTGGAGACCTTGTCTGAGGGGCAAGCAGTGTCTGCAGTAGGTAGGATCTCCTGGAACTTTATGAAAGGAAGACCATCTCTAACACCTTGCTCATTGGGAAGAGAGTTTTGACTGGAGAGAAAGAGTATTTAGGAAATCCATATTATGCGCAAACATAAGAAATCATGCCAGTGGTTCCTTCTTTAGAAGTCCTTTCAAGCTCAGTAGAAGGCCGGAAAAGACCAAGAGGACCTTTGTTCTCCAGACTGCACTCCCTGTTGTCTGTCCTGTCTCCCAtcccttctttccatccttaGGTTCCTTATGGGATACACTATGACAAGACATGGCTGATGAACTCAATCCAGAGCCATTGCAGTGTCCCGTTCACTCCAGTGGATGTAAGAGAGGATGCTGAAGCCAGACGAGTGGGCACAGGGAAGGGGGGGAGACCGGGTTCAGCAGGTTCTGTTGGCCTCTGATACTATTGCTGTTGCCTTCAATCCCTGTAGTTCCACTACGTGAGAAATATGGCTCGATTCTTTGTCCAGGAAGCCAGCACTGCCTCTGCCTTGAAGGGTGTCAGCTACAAGATTTATGACCAGGAGGGCCGAAAGGTGTGTGTTGAGGGTGTTACCTGTACCTCACCCTGGGGAAGGAGTACAGGCCAGGGGCTGGtcgtcttctttggaaatagggttgctGGTACTcagcccacctcttcttcctgcAGATACCTATCTTTGTCAGTGCCTCTGCTGTTCCCTACTCTGTGCAGAATAGGTTGGAGCCAGAAGAAATAGAGCAGCTAAAGGTAGTGCAGACTGAAGGCATGTTGTGTGCCAACACTCAGAcccacctctgcttcctccagcCCCCTGTCCCCCTCACGCCTGATTTCCCTGCCACCACCACAGGCTCAGAGcagctctctccatctctctctgcagCTGACCTTGAACAAACGGTATGATGTCTTCCAGCAAGCTCTTGACCTCCAGAGGCTCCGCTTTGACCCAGGTAAGGCTGACAGCAGTCATCCTAGGGCCGTTGAGGACTCAGGGGCCTTCCTGGAGGGAGACTCAGGGATGGTAATATGAGGACGGGCTGGTGctggccccaccccccactcagcCATCTgattccctcccttctccttcctgaaGACTTGATGGCCCATGATGTTGATATAATTCTGAGTCGAAGAAACTGCATGGCTGCCACCCTGCAGATCATCGAAAAGAATTTCCCTGAGGTGAGGCTGTCGGCCTAGCCCTGGTATGATGGTAGGGGGTGGGAGAGACAGGAGGCGGAGGGCAGATGTGTGTGCAAGGTCCCAGGGAGTAGCCTTCACTCTACCTCTTCTTCCCCCAAAGCTGTTGTCCTTGAACTTGAGCAGCAACAAACTGTACCGGCTGGATGGCCTGTCTGACATTATACAGATGGCCCCCATGGTCAAGATCCTGAACCTCTCCAACAATGAGGTGAGAAGAGGGAGCCAGGTCAAAGTTGGGCtgaccttggggtgggggggtagttgTCATCAGAGAGATGAGGAGGGAGATGAAGGCAcctgtgggggagggtgggggccgggggtgcAGGGGCctggttgtttttctttccctgggaTTTGCTTTCCAATTTCCTTGGCATATTTCTCAGCTGCAGTCTGTATGGGAGTTGAGAAAGATGAAAGGGCTGAAGCTTGAGGAGCTGTGGCTAGAAGGGAACCCATTGTGTGgcaccttcccagaccaggccacCTACGTAAGGTCAGTGTGAACACCCTGTCCTCCTTCTTGGTGACCTTCACCCAGGGGAGCCTAAAATATCTCTGACAATGTCCCTTTACCAAAGGTGACATCTCTGGTCTGCTGGGAGGCTCGTAggctctgccttctcttttctgtgtCCCTTACCTGTGTTTAGAGCTCTACTTTCCCTCCTCTGACCTGCTCACCTCTTCAGGGCCTCGGGGGTTTTTCCAGCTCTCTGCACCCAGCGTTCTCCACCAAGTCCTCCCAAGAGTGTGCTCCAGGAAGCAGGGCTTCTCCTCCTCACCAGGACCAGGAGTGAGCAGCCTTGATCCCGATGCTGGTGCCCTGGACTGAGAAGGGTCCTCCAGCTCAGGGCCTCGTGCTGAGACAGGGCTTCCTTCTTCGTGCTGAGATGGGGTTTCCCTCCCCTGTTCTGAGAGGggcccccttccccttcctccagcagggtcccctctcctctcccagacATTGACATGGGGGTGGTCCTGCCCCATGCTGGGAGCTGAGGCCCTGGGTGGCTGCTGTCATGACATCTGTTCTGCGGGCCCAGTGCCAGGGGCTGGACCCTTCTTGGGAAAAAGCAGGATTCCTTCAGTCAAGGGGCTAGACGTGGGCCCCTGCCAGTGAGCAGAGGGCTTCCTGAGGCAGGAGTGGAAGGCAGAGGGCAAAGGTGGTAGAGGAGACAGAAGGACAGGCCTCTCAGGGGCACTTCGCATCCCTCCTTGCCCATGTCACACCATCCGGTCTGGTCCTTCAGAGGAGCCCTGGGTGGCCTGAGACAGGTGTGATTCCTCAGATAAGAACCAACTGAGACAGGTGCAGAGGCCATCAGGAGAGAACATGGTAATCATAAGAGGGTTGTGGAACCTCGGCCCCTATGCTGAGCTGGGACCTGACGCTGTCTTCCTTCTGGGGAAGATCTGTCCCCATGGCTGCTCCGTTTCCCAGGCCCAGGTCTGACTGAGCTCACACAGGTGCCAAAGTTTCAAGCAGCACCCAGTGGGCCCCCAGCTCAACATGTGCATATTTTCCATTCCTACCTGGAGTGCCCGGGCCATCCCAGGGCTGGTGAAGGACAGGGCTGCAGCAGGACCgccatttcctctttctcctcttttcttccctgacCCCCACCACAGTAgagcttctctcccttccctttgctttctctctctctccttcgtCTCTATGCCCCTATGTCTCTCTCATCTCCCCCTCCTACCTTCACTCCCTTTCTGTCTTCATccccctccatctccctccctgcctcctgagcCCCGCCTCactccccttcctgccccag of Hippopotamus amphibius kiboko isolate mHipAmp2 chromosome X, mHipAmp2.hap2, whole genome shotgun sequence contains these proteins:
- the LOC130841325 gene encoding LOW QUALITY PROTEIN: nuclear RNA export factor 2-like (The sequence of the model RefSeq protein was modified relative to this genomic sequence to represent the inferred CDS: inserted 1 base in 1 codon; substituted 1 base at 1 genomic stop codon); translation: MVMRDVQENAKVRRSAYNIRGNRRRVTWHSGGHGHITVCRNRDPLEREMGENTQDGPPGSWFKVTVPYGIHYDKTWLMNSIQSHCSVPFTPVDFHYVRNMARFFVQEASTASALKGVSYKIYDQEGRKIPIFVSASAVPYSVQNRLEPEEIEQLKLTLNKRYDVFQQALDLQRLRFDPDLMAHDVDIILSRRNCMAATLQIIEKNFPELLSLNLSSNKLYRLDGLSDIIQMAPMVKILNLSNNELQSVWELRKMKGLKLEELWLEGNPLCGTFPDQATYVSAIRDCFPKLLRLDGQELLLSIIVDIDTPSIIKPCEESFKGSETLKTMILQFLKQYYLIHDYGDRQRLLGAYHEEACFSLTIPFQPEDPAPSSLWEYFKESRNMKNLKDPRLRVQLLKHRRGEVVHALCMLPSTQHDLSSFLVDMWFHTETMLCFSVSGVFKEVKGSSQGLVRAFTRTFIATPGSFSSLCIVNDELFVSDCSPKKTEAVFIPEAAHSASSMPTLSLEQQEMVXAFSXQSGMNLQWSQK